The Delphinus delphis chromosome 10, mDelDel1.2, whole genome shotgun sequence genome includes a region encoding these proteins:
- the LEMD2 gene encoding LEM domain-containing protein 2 isoform X2 encodes MEAQEYIANVTGSSSAKFEAALTWILNSNKDVGIWLKGEDPSELVTTVDKVVCLESARPRMGVGCRLSRALLTAVTNVLIFFWCLAFLWGLLILLKYRWRKLEEEEQAMYEMVKKIIDVVQDHYVDWEQDMERYPYVGILHVRDTLIPPQSRRRMKRVWDRAVEFLASNESRIQTESHRVAGEDMLVWRWTKPSSFSDSER; translated from the exons AATGTGACCGGCAGCTCCTCCGCCAAGTTTGAAGCGGCACTGACCTGGATACTGAACAGTAACAAGGACGTGGGCATCTG GTTGAAAGGGGAAGACCCGTCCGAGCTGGTGACCACGGTGGACAAGGTGGTCTGCCTGGAGTCCGCCCGCCCCCGCATGGGTGTCGGCTGCCGCCTGAGCCGCGCCCTGCTCACGGCCGTCACCAATGTGCTCATTTTCTTCTGGT GCTTGGCCTTTCTGTGGGGGCTCCTGATCCTCCTGAAATACCGGTGGCGGAAGTTGGAAGAGGAAGAGCAGGCCATGTATGAGATGGTGAAGAAGATTATAG ATGTGGTCCAGGACCACTACGTGGACTGGGAGCAGGACATGGAGCGCTACCCATACGTGGGCATCCTACACGTGCGTGACACCCTGATCCCGCCACAGAGCCG GAGACGCATGAAGCGGGTCTGGGACCGGGCCGTGGAGTTCCTGGCCTCCAACGAATCCCGGATCCAGACAGAGTCCCACCGCGTGGCCGGAGAAGACATGCTGGTGTGGAGATGGACTAagccctcttccttctctgactcAGAGCGATAA